A window from Plasmodium cynomolgi strain B DNA, chromosome 7, whole genome shotgun sequence encodes these proteins:
- a CDS encoding elongation factor (putative) — LTAYYNFVNKNNLFSNNIFCNFCKDGKGNITNSMKKSPNEEDTFVGVVQDLTESNNMINANIKVLHGFLKSKNNYVLLPLGEKITVKKIEKDASLCKYVNVDDLCHYLANEKNLPFIRKVLEQEEASKKSGDPGGNGSNSDTLCSAHNGQDTLEFFISILPKIIASCPISKNAHITNDIVENVFFKVDDNKIKNGSVLVNNAPTNSEIKNAPYGPKSTTFACSKVKVLIKVNQIKIPLIIGRVYLLYSLNFSHSVTIQNILYVYKNKSSSLSYDRAEGEGKLHVECNANDVAQIIDLKNYVKNVNVLYEKVDNKKCLRSDDIGVIELLVKDNSFMCTQSFRPELNYYISQDNPFF, encoded by the coding sequence CTAACTGCTTACTACAATTTTGTCAACAAGAATAACCTCTTTtcgaataatattttttgcaacttttgCAAAGATGGGAAGGGAAACATAACAAATTCGATGAAGAAATctccaaatgaagaagacaCATTTGTGGGGGTTGTCCAAGACTTGACAGAATCAAATAATATGATCAATGCTAATATTAAAGTATTGCATGGGTtcttaaaaagtaaaaataactACGTCTTATTGCCccttggggaaaaaattacggtgaagaaaattgaaaaggacgCCTCTTTGTGTAAATACGTCAACGTGGATGACCTTTGTCACTACCTAGCCAATGAGAAGAATCTTCCTTTCATAAGGAAAGTGTTAGAACAAGAAGAAGCATCCAAAAAAAGTGGTGACCCTGGGGGCAATGGCAGCAATAGTGATACCCTTTGCAGTGCCCACAACGGACAAGACACgttagaattttttataagcatTTTACCCAAGATAATAGCATCGTGCCCGATCagcaaaaatgcacatataaCGAACGACATCGTAGAAAACGTTTTCTTCAAAGTTGACGATAACAAGATAAAGAACGGATCAGTTTTGGTAAATAACGCACCAACCAATtcggaaataaaaaacgcaCCCTATGGGCCAAAAAGCACCACCTTTGCATGTAGCAAGGTGAAAGTATTAATAAAAGTGAACCAAATTAAAATCCCACTGATCATAGGACGAGTGTATCTTTTGTATTCCCTAAACTTTTCGCATAGTGTAACCATTCAAAATATTCTCtatgtgtataaaaataaaagcagtTCCTTAAGTTATGACAGAGCAGAGGGGGAGGGTAAATTACACGTCGAATGTAACGCAAATGATGTAGCACAAATtattgatttaaaaaattatgtaaaaaatgtgaacgtGCTTTACGAAAAGgtggataataaaaaatgcttacGCAGCGATGATATTGGCGTCATTGAGCTCCTCGTTAAGGATAACTCATTCATGTGCACACAATCCTTCAGGCCTGAATTAAACTACTACATCTCGCAGGACAACCCCTTTTTC
- a CDS encoding hypothetical protein (putative): MMHFKNISPCRRLCLKGKITVNICSKMNVHFLNYVDSLNKCLARKTANRILFSISKNADYVNYVNEINNFIDAFQKNSDDSSSTGENILSILQKIKNEKKYEQNEDLMEIISSIKLLIEKRVRPVIVNDGGDIKFICFDIDDGIVYVQLEGACVTCSQSEITLQYMIKNMLTYYISEIKEIKNVSKNGNIL, translated from the exons ATGATgcatttcaaaaatatatcaccGTGTAGACGATTATGTCTGAAAGGCAAAATAACTGTTAACATTTGCAGTAAAATGAATGTGCATTTCTTAAATTATGTTGACTCTTTAAATAAATGTCTTGCAAGGAAAACCGCGAATCGCATACTTTTTTCGATATCAAAAAATGCGGATTACGTGAATTACGTaaacgaaataaataatttcattgacgcgtttcaaaaaaattctgacGACTCTTCATCCACTGGGGAAAATATCCTTTCcatattgcaaaaaattaagaatgaaaaaaaatatgaacaaaatgaagatctCATGGAAATTATAAGTAGCATAAAACTGCTTATAGAGAAAAGGGTTCGCCCAGTGATCGTGAATGATGGAGGAGATATCAAATTCATTTGTTTCGACATAGATGATG GCATAGTTTACGTACAACTGGAGGGCGCGTGCGTCACATGTTCGCAAAGTGAAATAACGCTGCAGTAcatgattaaaaatatgcttacaTACTACATATCCGAAAttaaggaaattaaaaatgtgtcaaaaaatggaaatattctttaa
- a CDS encoding hypothetical protein (putative), with protein MNGNDKSITSEILLNGKKNVDSTTESAKVEYDANNQSDFSSEFEFNFKKHITDSFEVKNKGLFKLSLGNKVNSKSNFANHSEGVADSGSSEKHPGNNRKNSEFTKPKQLAQTKRESLLENKDEVITKLKKHIIVLTQQFEKKLSNIENAQKDNFQLEQIYKNKYYLDMKKEKKRFGTAENINFFFKNVKDISSLMESLEQKCFQKNTHKVKEKSEKLKVDNLEDIKNENKKIKKKPPMKNTLRIATPSYKNHKIDASYTTEKQEKTQKVCNNKETYLLNDSFLKHYERTNNRNDNVNSPRRNKNTFGHKNKLRKSNYVKLGSTRTENNIDSKKRRKVTNFTIRMKNVSPENSDDILHLLRKTRKINYLLRNYLKTEYDKTMNYPKENINSDRNDDEPFKSGKTKECILRSDNNRGSALHSSTCKREHIT; from the exons ATGAACGGGAATGACAAAAGTATAACTAGCGAAATTTTgctaaatggaaaaaaaaatgtagactcAACGACAGAATCCGCAAAAGTTGAATATGATGCAAATAACCAATCGGATTTCAGCTCAGAATTCGAATTTAATTTCAAGAAGCACATTACGGACAGTTTCGAAGTTAAAAACAAAGGATTGTTTAAGCTTTCCCTAGGAAACAAAGTAAATTCTAAATCCAATTTTGCTAATCATAGTGAAGGCGTAGCAGACAGTGGAAGCAGCGAAAAGCACCCAGGAAATAATCGCAAAAATAGTGAATTCACTAAACCTAAACAGTTAGCTCAAACTAAAAGGGAAAGTCTCCTTGAAAACAAAGATGAAGTAATAACTAAGCtgaaaaaacacataatTGTGCTAACCCagcaatttgaaaaaaaattaagtaacATAGAAAATGCTCAGAAAGACAACTTTCAACTGGAACAaatctataaaaataagtattACTTAgatatgaaaaaggaaaaaa AACGCTTTGGGACTGccgaaaatataaatttcttttttaagaatGTGAAAGATATTTCATCCCTCATGGAATCCCTAGAACAGAAATGTTTCCAAAAGAATACGCATaaagtgaaagaaaaaagtgaaaagctAAAAGTTGATAACTtggaagatataaaaaatgaaaataaaaaaataaaaaaaaagcccccCATGAAAAATACGCTTAGAATAGCAACCCCGTCTTATAAAAATCACAAAATTGATGCAAGTTACACAACtgaaaaacaagaaaaaacacaaaaggtatgtaataataaagaaacaTATTTGCTGaatgattcatttttaaagcatTATGAAAGGACAAACAATCGAAATGATAATGTAAATAGCCctagaagaaacaaaaatacaTTTGGACATAAGAacaaattaagaaaaagtaattatgtaaaattagGGAGCACACGAACTGAGAATAATATAGATTCTAAAAAAAGACGCAAAGTTACAAACTTCACCATACGAATGAAAAACGTTTCTCCTGAAAATTCAGATGACATTCTACATTTGTTgagaaaaacaagaaaaattaacTATTTattaagaaattatttaaagaCAGAATATGATAAAACGATGAATTAtccaaaagaaaatataaacagtGATAGGAATGACGATGAGCCATTTAAATCGGGCAAAACTAAAGAATGCATATTACGCAGTGACAATAATAGAGGTTCTGCACTGCACAGTTCTACGTGCAAAAGGGAACACATTACTTAA